The Meiothermus sp. genome segment GCCCTTAAAAAAGACCAGCCTTTCGTGGAGGTCATGACGGACAAGGTAACCGTGGAGCTACCCAGCCCCCTCGAGGGGGTCTTGTTGCAAAGGCTGGTCAAGGAGGGCGACGTGGTGCCGGTACATGCCCCCATTGCCCTGATCGCCGAACCTGGGGAAGTTACCGCCCCCATTTCCGACAAAAAACCCAGCCCGGCCCCCAGTGTGCAAGCCCAGGAGGAGCGCTCCATTGTGGAACCGGGCCAGGTCGCCGAGGACGATGGGGCCAACCTCTCCTTATTTAAACCCGATGGCAAGCCGGAGCAGATCAAAAACCCCTTTACCCAGGTAGCGGCACCCTCGGCAGCCCAGAGCACCCCTGTTGCAGGGGCATCCGGGCGGGTGATTGCGGTGCCGGCAGCCCGCAAGCTGGCCCGCGAGCTGGGGCTGGACATCGCCCAAATTCCGGGTTCAGGGCCGCATGGCCGGGTGCGGGTAGAGGATGTACGGGCCTACACACAACGCAAAGAGCAAGCCCCGATCCCTCCAACACCAGAACCCACCAGCCACAGGCCACAAGCTACCGGCTTCCCACCTCCGGTGCAGTACAGGCCCCCCAAGGGCTACGAAAACCTCGAGACCCGCGTCCCTTTGCGCGGGCTGCGGCGGGCCATTGCCCAGCAGATGGCGGCCTCGCACCTCTACACCGTGCGCACCCTCTCGGTGGACGAGGCAGACCTGACCGAGCTGGTAGACCTGCGCGAGCGGCTCAAGCCCGAGGCCGAGGCCCAGGGGGTCAAGCTCAGCTACCTGCCCTTTATCTTCAAGGCCCTGGGCGTCGCCCTCAAGAAGTTCCCGGCCTTGAATAGCTCGCTGGACGAGGCCAGGCAGGAGGTGGTGCTCAAGCACTACGTCAACATCGGCATGGCGGTGGCCGCTGAGAACGGCCTGATTGTACCGGTTGTTCGGGAGGTAGACCGCAAGAGCCTGCTCCAGATTGCCAAAGAGATTAACGAACTGGCCGAAAAGGCCCGTAGCAGCAAGCTGGCCCCGGAGGAGGTGAGCGGCTCTAGCTTCAGCGTGACCAACATCGGCTCGATTGGGGCCCTCTTCAGTTTTCCCATCATCAACGTGCCGGACGCCGCCATCCTGGGGGTGCACTCCATCCAGAAGCGCCCGGTGGTGAACGAACGCGACGAGATTGTGGTGCGGCAGATGATGTACCTCTCGCTCTCCTTCGACCATCGGCTGGTAGACGGGGCCGAGGCGGCCCGCTTCTGCAAAGAGGTCATCCGGCTTTTAGAGAAGCCCGAGCGGCTCTTTCTGGAAGCCTTATAATTTTTTGCCTGTTGGATTTTGTTTTTCATCTGAGCACTCACTAGAATGGGGTGTCTATGTCAAATATCTACGACGTGATCGTGATCGGAACCGGCCCCGGCGGCTACCACGCGGCTATCCGGGCGGCCCAACTGGGCAAAAAGGTGCTGGCAGTGGAAGCGGAGTACGTGGGCGGGGTCTGCCTGAACGTGGGCTGCATTCCCACCAAAGCCCTGCTGCACGCCGCAGAAGAACTCGAGGGCATCCGCCACGGGGCCGAATTTGGCCTCGAGGTCAAAGAGGCCAAAGTAGACACCAAAAAGCTGGGCGGCTGGCGCGACGGAATCGTCAAAAAGCTCACCGGTGGGGTTGCCCAGCTTCTGAAGGGCAACAAGGTCGACCTTAAAACCGGCTTTGCCAGGTTTATCGATAAAAACACCATCGAGGTGGGAAACGAGCGCCTCCAGGGCCAGGCCATCATCGTGGCCACCGGCTCCGAGCCCAACACCCTGCCGGGCTTTGAGGTAGACCAGAAAAACATCGTGGACTCCACCGGGGCCTTGCGGGTGGAAGAGCAGTTCCCCAAACGTTTGCTCTGCATCGGGGGGGGTGCCATTGGCCTCGAGTTCGCCCAGGTCTACAAACGCCTGGGGGCCGAGGTCACGGTGATCGAGTTCATGGGCCAGATTCTGCCCGCCGCCGACCCCGAGACCGCGGGCTTGCTGGCCAAAATTCTGGGCAAGCAGGGCATTGCGATTCGCACCCAGACCAAAGGCGTGAAGGTAGAAAAGAAAAAAGACGGCCTGCACGTCACGCTGGAAGAGGTGAAGACGGCAACACAAGAAACCATTGTGGTGGACAAGATTCTGGTAGCCACCGGTCGGCGGCCCCGGGGCAAGGGGCTGGGGCTCGAGGCCATCGGGGTGGTGGTAGACGAGCGCGGCTACATCCCCACCAACGAGAAAATGGAAACCAACGTGCCCGGCATCTACGCCATCGGCGACGTAACCCGCCCACCCCTCCTGGCCCATAAAGCCATGAAGGAGGGCCTGATTGCCGCCGAAAACGCCGCCGGGGGCAACGCCGTTATGGACTACCAGATACCCAACGTGGTCTACACCAGCCCGGAGTGGGCCGCCGTCGGCATGACCGAGGAGGAGGCCGCCAAGGCCGGTTACAAGGTCAAGGTGGGCAAGTTCCCCCTTGCGGCCTCGGGCCGGGCCATGACCCTGGGGGCCACCGAGGGGCTGATCAAGCTCATCGGCGATGCCGAAACCGACCTGCTGCTGGGTGCCCATATGGTCGGGCCAAGCGCCTCCGATTTGATTGCCGAGATGGCCCTGGCGCTGGAGATGGGGGCTACCGTGACCGATGTGGGCCTGACCGTCCATGCTCACCCCACCCTTTCCGAGGGCATCATGGAGGCCGCCGAGCACCTGCACCGCCAGGCCATTCACATCGCCAACCGCTAGGTTTTTCTGGTATAACTGCGGAGCATGCGGATTCGTGCAACCCTCAACGCCCTGGCCCTCCGGCTGGACGGCAACGAAACCCCCGAAATGCTGCGCAAGGCCCTGGTAGAACTGCCCCCGCTGCCCCTCGAGGTCGAGGTAGCCGGGTCGGTCGGCCCGACGGTGCTGGAGACTTTGCTCGAGCTAGGCCGTGAACGGGGTCTACAACTCAGGCCCCAACGGGGCGAAAAATACATCCCCTATACCGAGGTGATTGACCAGACCCTGCGTTCGGGCGCCCGGGTGGAGTCCCCCGGCACGGTGGTGATTCTGGGGGATGTCAATGCGGGGGCCGAGATCATTGCGGCTGGGGACATCATCGTGGTGGGGAAGCTGCGCGGACTGGCTCATGCCGGGGCCACCGGACAGGAAGAGGCCGCCATCTGGGCCATGAGCCTGGACGCCAAGCAGATTCGCATTGCCCACCACGTAGCCCAGGCTCCCGACGGTGAAAAAAGTAGCCGTGGCCCCGAGCGGGCCCGGGTGGTGAACGGTCAGATTGTGCTCGAGGCCTGGGGCAAGAAAACTTGAGAACTGTTTTCCTTTCTAATCAAAAGCCAATTCCACCCGCCGACTCGCCGTAGGTACGCAGAATCTGGTCAATAACCCAGCCGGTAACCGCCACATAGAGCCAGACCGGCACCGTCCAGCGGGCCCAGGCTTTATGAATGCTGAAGCGCTGCCTGGAGGCGTTGTAGATCAACCACAGCACCAGCGGCCCGTTGATAGCCGCCAGGATGGTATGGCTTATTAAGAGGGCGTAGTAGGCCCCTCGCCACTCCTCTGGCCCCACATAGCGGGTGGTTCCATAAAGCCCCCACTTGAGCAGGTAGAACACCAGAAAAAGTGCGGCCAGGCCGGTGGCTGTCAGCATCACTCGAGGATGCCAGACCCGATCCCCCCGTTTAATGAGAATGACCCCGATGATGACCGCCAGACCCGACAAAGCAATTAATAAGGCGGCGATATCGCCCAACATCTGACCCATGGTGCTTATTTCCTCCTCGATGGTGCACAGGTATACCCTGTAGCCGTTTCAAGATAGCCTATTCCAGCAAAGGACATTTATCCCTGCACGCTATTTGCGAACTCTTGGCCGAGTTTTTCCGCTAGGCGGCGCACCCGCTCCTCCCTCGAGCTGCGCGCATAGCTGTAGCCCAGCATGAAAGCCCGCTCGGCCTCCTGACGCTTGCCCAGCTGACGCTGCATCTGGGCCAGTCGCAAATAGGCCAGGGCCATCATGCCGTCGCGTTCCCTAGAAGGGCGAACCGCCTCCAGCAAACCCACCGACTCTTTCAGCGAACCCACTGCCCGCTCCGGGGGCAGTTCGCGGGCATCTCGAATCAAAATGGCGGCCTGGTCGAGCAAGCGTTGCACAGCCCAAGTATAGGGGGCCGCAAGCGCTTCGTACAGCGAAGCAGCAATGACCAGATGTTGCAGCTCTCAGGCTCAGATTGTAGCTTTGTCCGTTCTTTCGGCTTCCGACATTAGGCTTTGAGCTGTGCGCCAGGCATAATGCCAGGATTCTGCTGGTTGCCTTGCCACCATTGACTATAGACCATTGACCATAGACACTTTCCTCATGACGCCCTACGAAGCCTTTGAACTCCTCGAGCTGCGCGTCGGACGCATCCAGAAAGCCCTGCCTCACCCCAAAGCCCGCAAACCCTCCTACCAGCTTTGGGTAGACCTGGGCCCCCTGGGTCTGAAGCAAAGCAGCGCTCAGCTCACCGACCTCTACACCCCCGAAACCCTGGTGGGGCGGCTGGTCATCTGCGCAACCAACCTCGGCGAGCGCAACATTGCCGGCTTCAAATCCGAGGTGCTGGTGCTGGGCCTGCCCGACTCAGAGGGGCGGGTGGTGCTGCTCTCGGCAGAGCGCGAAGTGCCGCTGGGCGGGCGGGTTTACTGAGGCAAGCTTTCCCGGTAGCGAACGACGCCTCGAGTCATCGCCATCAGTTGAAGCAAGGCAGCCGCTACAAAGCCCTCGGGTTGGGTAGGCGCAGCCGCAGGGGCAATTCGCTCCATAGCGCCGGGGGTTCGGCGGGGGGCGGTTTCAGGTCGCCCGGGCAGCGCCCACGACAAGAGCACCTTTTCCAGGTCGAAGCGGGCCTCCTCGGGGTTGGCAAAGGCCGGGGGGTGGGCGAGCCATTCGCTGACTTCGGCAGGCAGTTCGGCCTCGACCAGCGCATACAACTTACCCCATTCCCGCTGCCAGATGGCCGTCTGTAAACTCAACGGCCAGGGGCTTTGCAGCTTTTTGGACATTAGAAAGTATTATGTCCAGCAGGAGCCTCCTATGCCAGAGCCCATCGCCATTGCCAAAGCTGAATCGGAAGTATTTTTGTATCCCAGGATGGCCAACCGCCACGGCCTGATTGCCGGGGCCACCGGTACCGGTAAGACCGTGAGCCTGCGGGTGCTGGCCGAGCAGTTCTCCCGCATGGGTGTACCCGTCTTTATGGCCGACGTGAAGGGCGACCTCTCGGGCTTGTGCAAGCCAGGGGGCGAGAACCCTAAAGTAGCCGAGCGGGTACAGAAGCTGGGGCTGGCCGACTTCAAATACGAAGCCTGCCCGGTTGTGTTCTGGGACGTGTTTGGCGAGCAGGGCCACCCGGTACGGGCCACCGTCTCGGAGATGGGGCCGCTGCTGTTGGCCCGCTTGCTGGGCTTGAACGACACCCAGAGCGGGGTGCTCACCCTGGCCTTCAAGATTGCCGACGACAACGGCTTGCTGCTGCTGGACTTAAAAGACCTGCGGGCCATGCTGCAGTTTGTGGGCGACAACGCCGAGAAGTTCAAAACCGAGTACGGCAACATCTCGGCGGCCTCCATCGGCGCTATCCAGCGCGGGCTTTTGGCCCTGGAAGAACAGGGCGGCGACCGGTTTTTCGGCGAGCCGGCCCTAAAGCTCGAAGACCTCCTGCAAACCCAGGACGGCCGGGGCGTCATCAACATCCTGGCCGCCGACCAGTTAATGCAATCCCCCAAGCTCTACAGCACTTTTTTGCTCTGGATGCTCTCTGAGCTCTATGAGCGACTGCCCGAGGTAGGCGACCCCGATAAGCCCAGGCTGGTCTTCTTTTTCGACGAAGCCCATCTGCTTTTCGACGAGGCCCCCAAGGCTTTGCGGGACAAAATAGAGCAGGTCGTGCGGCTCATCCGCAGCAAGGGGGTGGGGGTGTACTTCGTAAGCCAGAACCCCCTGGATATCCCCGATGAGGTGCTGGGCCAGCTGGGCAACCGCGTCCAGCACGCGCTGCGGGCCTATACCCCGCGCGACCAGAAAGCCGTCAAGGCCGCTGCCCAAACCTTCCGGCCCAACCCCAAGCTCGACGTGGCCACCGTCATCCTGGAGATGGGGGTGGGCGAGGCCCTGGTCTCGACCCTGGACGAGAAGGGCATCCCCAGCGTGGTGGAGCGGGCCCTGATCTACCCCCCCCGCACCCAGCTCCCCCCGCTCAGCCCCGAGGAGCGCCAGCAGGTAATCCGGCAGTCCCCGGTCTACGGGCACTACGAGAAGGCCCTCGACCGCGAGTCGGCCTACGAAATACTGAAGGCACGTGCCGCTGAGTCGGTGCAGCAGGCCCCCCAGGGTGCCAAATCGCCGGCCCGCGCTGAGCCGCAGGGCGGCAACCTCCTGGGCGACCTGGCCAAGGGAGCGGTGGGTTTCCTGGCCAGCCGGGAGGGGCAGCGCATTGTGCGGGGGGTACTGGGCGGGCTTTTGGCGGCTGGCAAGCGTAAACGCTAG includes the following:
- a CDS encoding dihydrolipoamide acetyltransferase family protein; amino-acid sequence: MPKEVVLPELAESVVEGEILRWLVQEGEALKKDQPFVEVMTDKVTVELPSPLEGVLLQRLVKEGDVVPVHAPIALIAEPGEVTAPISDKKPSPAPSVQAQEERSIVEPGQVAEDDGANLSLFKPDGKPEQIKNPFTQVAAPSAAQSTPVAGASGRVIAVPAARKLARELGLDIAQIPGSGPHGRVRVEDVRAYTQRKEQAPIPPTPEPTSHRPQATGFPPPVQYRPPKGYENLETRVPLRGLRRAIAQQMAASHLYTVRTLSVDEADLTELVDLRERLKPEAEAQGVKLSYLPFIFKALGVALKKFPALNSSLDEARQEVVLKHYVNIGMAVAAENGLIVPVVREVDRKSLLQIAKEINELAEKARSSKLAPEEVSGSSFSVTNIGSIGALFSFPIINVPDAAILGVHSIQKRPVVNERDEIVVRQMMYLSLSFDHRLVDGAEAARFCKEVIRLLEKPERLFLEAL
- the lpdA gene encoding dihydrolipoyl dehydrogenase, with protein sequence MSNIYDVIVIGTGPGGYHAAIRAAQLGKKVLAVEAEYVGGVCLNVGCIPTKALLHAAEELEGIRHGAEFGLEVKEAKVDTKKLGGWRDGIVKKLTGGVAQLLKGNKVDLKTGFARFIDKNTIEVGNERLQGQAIIVATGSEPNTLPGFEVDQKNIVDSTGALRVEEQFPKRLLCIGGGAIGLEFAQVYKRLGAEVTVIEFMGQILPAADPETAGLLAKILGKQGIAIRTQTKGVKVEKKKDGLHVTLEEVKTATQETIVVDKILVATGRRPRGKGLGLEAIGVVVDERGYIPTNEKMETNVPGIYAIGDVTRPPLLAHKAMKEGLIAAENAAGGNAVMDYQIPNVVYTSPEWAAVGMTEEEAAKAGYKVKVGKFPLAASGRAMTLGATEGLIKLIGDAETDLLLGAHMVGPSASDLIAEMALALEMGATVTDVGLTVHAHPTLSEGIMEAAEHLHRQAIHIANR
- the minC gene encoding septum site-determining protein MinC, which encodes MRIRATLNALALRLDGNETPEMLRKALVELPPLPLEVEVAGSVGPTVLETLLELGRERGLQLRPQRGEKYIPYTEVIDQTLRSGARVESPGTVVILGDVNAGAEIIAAGDIIVVGKLRGLAHAGATGQEEAAIWAMSLDAKQIRIAHHVAQAPDGEKSSRGPERARVVNGQIVLEAWGKKT
- a CDS encoding DUF420 domain-containing protein gives rise to the protein MGQMLGDIAALLIALSGLAVIIGVILIKRGDRVWHPRVMLTATGLAALFLVFYLLKWGLYGTTRYVGPEEWRGAYYALLISHTILAAINGPLVLWLIYNASRQRFSIHKAWARWTVPVWLYVAVTGWVIDQILRTYGESAGGIGF
- a CDS encoding tRNA-binding protein is translated as MTPYEAFELLELRVGRIQKALPHPKARKPSYQLWVDLGPLGLKQSSAQLTDLYTPETLVGRLVICATNLGERNIAGFKSEVLVLGLPDSEGRVVLLSAEREVPLGGRVY
- a CDS encoding helicase HerA-like domain-containing protein, encoding MPEPIAIAKAESEVFLYPRMANRHGLIAGATGTGKTVSLRVLAEQFSRMGVPVFMADVKGDLSGLCKPGGENPKVAERVQKLGLADFKYEACPVVFWDVFGEQGHPVRATVSEMGPLLLARLLGLNDTQSGVLTLAFKIADDNGLLLLDLKDLRAMLQFVGDNAEKFKTEYGNISAASIGAIQRGLLALEEQGGDRFFGEPALKLEDLLQTQDGRGVINILAADQLMQSPKLYSTFLLWMLSELYERLPEVGDPDKPRLVFFFDEAHLLFDEAPKALRDKIEQVVRLIRSKGVGVYFVSQNPLDIPDEVLGQLGNRVQHALRAYTPRDQKAVKAAAQTFRPNPKLDVATVILEMGVGEALVSTLDEKGIPSVVERALIYPPRTQLPPLSPEERQQVIRQSPVYGHYEKALDRESAYEILKARAAESVQQAPQGAKSPARAEPQGGNLLGDLAKGAVGFLASREGQRIVRGVLGGLLAAGKRKR